The Epilithonimonas zeae genome contains a region encoding:
- a CDS encoding DUF4236 domain-containing protein, which produces MAWSYRKRIKIIPGVHLNFSKSGISTSIGVKGASLNFKSSGTRLNTNVLGFSNSYDLSGRSSQRRHPQSYPNPQPTYKELSDNIFSADLHEITSQNMMGIKESILVAQQQKAELQADLRKMKTALGYSKTKKIASYLFIYGLINKTVVPKINEDINAQKEAIKETQIVIDNSAVNIDIQFDDPTKKKFDRLYNAFKNLSASHRIWDITGAHYQDRVATRSSASTVVNRRDAKFGFRSLPIIKSNYEALYFQNINGADLYFYPTFVLMYTNNQNFALVGIDELSLIFSSVSFTETSSVPRDSKIIRKTWAKVNKNGTPDKRFKSNYQIPVVQYGRLKFSNSTGLNEEYQISNFEATEAFGNAFLEYRSACKVL; this is translated from the coding sequence ATGGCTTGGTCATATAGAAAAAGAATCAAAATAATCCCAGGTGTGCATTTGAATTTCAGCAAAAGCGGTATCTCTACAAGTATTGGCGTGAAAGGTGCAAGTCTCAATTTCAAATCTTCGGGAACCAGACTAAACACCAATGTTTTGGGATTTTCAAATTCATACGATCTCTCAGGACGATCTTCACAAAGACGGCATCCTCAATCTTATCCTAATCCACAACCTACTTACAAAGAGTTATCAGATAATATCTTCAGTGCAGATCTGCATGAAATCACCTCGCAAAATATGATGGGAATCAAAGAATCTATTTTGGTTGCCCAACAGCAAAAAGCAGAACTGCAGGCTGATTTAAGGAAAATGAAAACTGCACTAGGCTATAGCAAAACCAAGAAAATAGCCAGCTATCTTTTTATCTACGGCCTGATCAACAAAACCGTTGTCCCGAAAATAAATGAAGACATCAATGCTCAAAAAGAAGCCATCAAGGAAACACAAATCGTGATTGATAATTCAGCCGTCAATATCGATATCCAGTTTGATGATCCCACGAAAAAGAAATTTGATCGGCTGTATAACGCTTTTAAAAATTTGAGTGCATCCCATCGGATATGGGATATTACCGGCGCGCACTATCAAGATCGGGTAGCTACCCGCTCCAGTGCCAGTACCGTTGTCAACAGAAGGGATGCTAAGTTCGGATTTCGATCTCTTCCCATTATCAAATCTAACTATGAGGCACTCTACTTTCAAAATATAAATGGTGCTGACCTATACTTCTACCCCACCTTTGTCCTAATGTATACCAATAATCAGAACTTTGCCCTTGTAGGGATTGACGAACTCAGCCTGATATTTTCGTCTGTCAGTTTTACTGAAACCAGCAGTGTCCCAAGAGATTCGAAAATCATCCGGAAAACCTGGGCTAAAGTGAATAAAAACGGAACGCCTGATAAGCGATTTAAAAGCAATTATCAAATCCCTGTCGTGCAATATGGAAGACTTAAATTTTCTAATTCAACAGGTTTAAATGAAGAATATCAAATCAGTAATTTTGAGGCTACGGAAGCTTTTGGCAATGCTTTTCTAGAGTACAGAAGCGCATGTAAGGTTTTGTAA
- a CDS encoding SDR family NAD(P)-dependent oxidoreductase, producing MQNNENKVALVSGANTGVGFQIAKALVENSYTVYVGSRDLVKGEAAVQELGGSAKAIQLDITDSGSIRSAVEIVEKEYGYLTLLVNNAAISHAGIPGRTLEEIMGAQRASIAPIDELKTVWDTNVFGTLALT from the coding sequence ATGCAGAATAATGAAAATAAAGTAGCCCTGGTATCGGGTGCCAACACTGGTGTAGGATTTCAGATTGCTAAAGCGCTTGTAGAGAATAGCTACACCGTTTATGTAGGCTCTCGTGACCTTGTAAAGGGTGAAGCTGCTGTTCAGGAGCTGGGCGGATCGGCAAAAGCAATTCAGCTGGATATTACGGATTCAGGGTCTATTCGTTCCGCAGTAGAGATCGTTGAAAAAGAATACGGTTATCTGACCTTATTGGTCAATAATGCAGCGATCTCCCATGCTGGTATTCCCGGACGCACTTTGGAAGAGATTATGGGTGCACAGCGTGCCAGTATAGCACCTATTGATGAGCTTAAAACAGTTTGGGATACGAATGTATTCGGAACATTAGCGTTAACATAG
- a CDS encoding MalY/PatB family protein produces the protein MKYNFDEIIERRGTHSIKWDAVDEAILPMWVADMDFKTAPEITDALSKKIAQGIFGYSSIPAEFYDAVIDWWKSVHRYPIKKNHILPGPGMIPTLSAILRTFIKSGDTIIIQPPVYNHFYHFIENCGFGMSENNLVYKDGHYQIDFDDLELIASDPKSKLLLLCNPHNPVGRVWKRSELERIAEICSRHQVMVISDEMHADIVYEGHQHIPFISVAERYNLKAVTCGSPCKTFNLAGLPISYVISKNEEILSKIQRTFEIQESGYPNSIAVTALIAAYKNGAGWMEAMKDYLYQNLQYLKNYIDNNVPDIKVIPLEATYLVWLDCHSLNTSSEVLYKILLEEEKLWVNPGTMYGEAGEGFLRINIGCPREILSDGLNRLKNAVSKIKNAY, from the coding sequence ATGAAATACAATTTCGATGAGATTATAGAAAGAAGAGGGACGCACTCTATTAAGTGGGACGCTGTGGATGAAGCTATTTTGCCAATGTGGGTTGCCGATATGGATTTTAAAACTGCACCTGAAATCACAGATGCCCTTTCAAAAAAGATAGCACAAGGTATTTTTGGTTACAGCAGCATACCCGCTGAGTTTTATGATGCTGTTATAGATTGGTGGAAATCAGTTCACCGGTATCCCATCAAAAAAAATCATATACTGCCCGGTCCCGGAATGATCCCGACATTATCAGCTATTTTAAGAACATTTATCAAATCCGGAGACACCATCATTATCCAGCCTCCCGTTTACAACCATTTTTATCATTTTATAGAAAACTGCGGATTCGGGATGTCAGAGAATAATCTGGTCTACAAAGACGGTCATTACCAAATCGATTTCGATGACCTAGAACTCATAGCATCAGATCCTAAAAGCAAGCTGTTACTTTTGTGCAATCCTCACAATCCTGTAGGAAGAGTCTGGAAAAGAAGTGAACTGGAACGCATCGCTGAAATCTGCTCCAGACATCAGGTGATGGTCATTTCAGATGAGATGCATGCCGATATTGTATATGAAGGGCATCAGCATATACCGTTCATATCGGTTGCTGAACGATATAATCTGAAGGCAGTGACTTGCGGCTCACCATGCAAAACTTTTAACCTGGCAGGTTTGCCTATTTCATATGTCATTTCTAAGAATGAAGAAATTCTAAGTAAAATCCAAAGAACATTCGAAATTCAGGAGTCGGGTTATCCCAATTCTATTGCCGTAACAGCATTAATCGCTGCCTATAAAAACGGAGCCGGGTGGATGGAAGCAATGAAAGACTATTTATATCAGAATTTACAATATCTGAAAAACTACATCGATAACAATGTGCCTGATATCAAAGTCATTCCCTTAGAAGCCACTTATCTCGTATGGCTGGACTGTCATTCCTTAAATACAAGTTCTGAAGTATTATACAAAATCTTGCTTGAGGAAGAAAAACTTTGGGTCAATCCCGGTACAATGTACGGCGAAGCAGGTGAAGGTTTTCTACGAATCAATATCGGATGCCCAAGAGAAATACTGTCAGATGGATTAAACAGACTAAAAAATGCAGTCAGTAAGATTAAAAACGCATATTGA
- a CDS encoding ABC transporter permease/substrate-binding protein — MTQQSLWQFISDQHDKLLIQITQHLGLTFLSLLLAIAIGLPVGILIAKKRKLASPVLGFAGILQTIPSIALLGFMIPAFGIGAAPAIVALLIYALLPIIRNTYTGITEVNPTVIEAAKAMGMNRKQMLLKVELPLAMPVIIAGIRTAAVINVGVATLASFVAAGGLGEFIFGGISLNNTNMILAGAIPAALLAIILDQTIALLQKAGYRYLKRLKYWIPVIVLIFAVIYYSNSNSDNHLKAGFTPEFMGRQDGDLGLRSVYHLDFNPVVVSDAIMYKAIYEKELDLISGYSTDGRIKAFDLYVLKDDKTIFPPYFAAPIIKKKTLQKFPELKETLNMLSGKLNDSIMTDLNYKSDYLHQTPEKIARDFLIKNNLYKTPQKGNSGTLRIGSKIFGEQYILVEMYKMLIEGYTNNKVETKTGLGGTKICFDALMNDAIDFYPEYTGTGLLVLLKPSESILKHVTQSPEKTYDYVQSEFKKQYGMEWLQPLGFNNAYALMMRRKQAEQLKIKTISDLKNYLDSQ; from the coding sequence ATGACACAGCAAAGTCTTTGGCAGTTTATCTCGGATCAGCATGACAAATTACTGATCCAAATCACACAGCATCTGGGACTGACCTTTTTATCTTTGCTATTAGCCATTGCCATCGGCCTGCCTGTGGGAATTCTAATTGCAAAAAAAAGAAAGCTGGCCAGTCCTGTATTAGGATTTGCCGGAATACTGCAGACCATTCCAAGCATTGCTTTATTAGGCTTTATGATCCCAGCCTTCGGAATTGGTGCCGCGCCAGCCATTGTGGCTTTACTGATTTATGCCCTGTTACCAATTATAAGAAATACCTATACAGGAATTACCGAAGTCAATCCAACAGTTATAGAAGCGGCTAAAGCCATGGGAATGAACCGGAAACAAATGCTTTTAAAAGTAGAACTTCCGTTGGCAATGCCTGTGATTATAGCAGGCATCAGGACGGCAGCGGTGATCAATGTCGGCGTGGCAACTTTAGCTTCCTTTGTTGCGGCAGGAGGTCTGGGTGAATTTATTTTTGGTGGCATTTCCCTGAACAATACCAATATGATTTTGGCAGGTGCCATACCTGCAGCTTTACTGGCTATTATTCTGGATCAGACAATTGCACTGTTGCAAAAAGCAGGTTACCGCTATCTGAAGAGATTAAAATATTGGATTCCTGTTATTGTACTTATTTTTGCTGTCATTTATTATAGTAACTCAAACTCAGACAATCACTTAAAAGCAGGTTTCACACCAGAGTTTATGGGCAGGCAGGATGGCGACTTGGGACTGCGATCTGTGTACCATCTCGATTTCAATCCCGTAGTTGTAAGTGATGCGATAATGTACAAGGCAATCTACGAAAAAGAACTCGATCTGATCAGCGGCTATTCAACGGACGGAAGAATCAAAGCCTTTGATCTCTATGTCCTGAAAGATGATAAAACCATTTTTCCACCATACTTTGCAGCGCCGATCATTAAAAAAAAAACTTTACAGAAATTTCCTGAACTCAAAGAAACTTTGAATATGTTAAGCGGAAAATTGAATGATTCGATTATGACAGATCTGAATTATAAATCAGATTACCTCCATCAGACACCTGAAAAAATTGCCAGAGATTTCCTTATAAAAAATAATCTGTACAAAACACCACAAAAAGGCAACTCTGGAACATTAAGAATTGGCTCCAAAATCTTCGGTGAACAATACATCCTCGTGGAAATGTACAAAATGCTTATCGAAGGCTACACCAATAACAAAGTCGAAACAAAGACAGGTCTGGGCGGCACTAAAATCTGCTTCGATGCCCTGATGAATGATGCCATTGATTTTTACCCTGAATACACCGGAACTGGACTTTTGGTTCTTCTCAAACCATCGGAATCTATTTTAAAACATGTCACGCAAAGTCCTGAAAAGACATACGATTATGTCCAGTCGGAATTTAAAAAGCAATATGGCATGGAATGGCTCCAGCCCCTTGGCTTCAATAATGCCTATGCTCTGATGATGAGGAGAAAGCAGGCCGAACAACTGAAGATTAAAACCATCTCCGATTTAAAGAACTATCTGGATTCACAGTAA
- a CDS encoding ABC transporter ATP-binding protein, whose protein sequence is MITVESVSKLFEGIPAVDDISFQANDKEILVLLGTSGCGKTTTLKMLNRLIDADAGTIHINGKNIREQKVEDLRMGMGFVMQHSGLFPHYTIQKNIAVVPDLLKWDKKKTATRTEELLHKLHLTLDILDKFPNELSGGQQQRVGIARALIANPPILLMDEPFGALDNITKADIHEEFKSLEELKNKTIVLVTHDVQEAFELGHRICLMNQGKIIQTGTPKEMLYQAKNDFVTNFFSENRLLLEYKTTLYSDLKSLTNFNNDTNFQFSDDTDIWTILQKLSSDHSLNEDYETLVRAFNQYRKLQML, encoded by the coding sequence ATGATTACAGTAGAATCGGTTTCTAAATTATTTGAAGGAATACCCGCAGTCGATGATATTTCTTTTCAGGCTAATGACAAGGAGATATTGGTGCTGTTAGGAACGAGCGGCTGTGGGAAAACCACCACGCTGAAGATGCTTAACCGCCTTATCGATGCTGATGCCGGAACCATTCACATCAATGGAAAAAATATCCGTGAGCAGAAAGTGGAAGACTTACGAATGGGTATGGGTTTTGTCATGCAACATTCCGGTCTGTTTCCCCATTATACCATTCAGAAAAATATTGCTGTAGTTCCTGATTTATTAAAATGGGATAAAAAAAAGACGGCAACCAGAACTGAAGAACTACTTCACAAACTACATCTAACACTAGATATTCTCGATAAATTTCCCAATGAGCTAAGCGGAGGGCAGCAACAAAGAGTGGGGATTGCCAGAGCTTTGATCGCCAATCCGCCAATTCTGCTGATGGATGAACCGTTTGGAGCATTGGATAATATCACAAAAGCCGATATTCATGAAGAGTTTAAATCGTTAGAAGAACTAAAAAATAAGACCATTGTTTTGGTCACCCACGATGTTCAGGAAGCTTTTGAACTGGGACACCGGATATGTCTGATGAACCAGGGAAAAATTATTCAGACAGGAACACCTAAAGAAATGCTGTACCAAGCTAAAAACGATTTCGTGACAAATTTCTTTTCAGAAAACCGGTTGCTTCTCGAGTATAAAACAACACTCTACAGCGATTTAAAATCTTTAACCAATTTCAACAATGACACAAACTTCCAGTTCTCAGATGATACAGATATATGGACCATCCTGCAGAAGCTAAGTTCAGATCATTCTCTGAATGAAGATTACGAAACGCTTGTAAGAGCATTTAACCAGTACAGAAAACTCCAGATGTTATGA
- the egtB gene encoding ergothioneine biosynthesis protein EgtB, whose product MRTDQLPKKTMPVRNWAEKYTQIRNQSIEICRPLEIEDYVVQPIVDVSPPKWHLGHTTWFFETFILKPNFPGYEVFDSQYNFVFNSYYETVGAHVIRTDRGNLSRPSVSDVYRYRDYVDEKMIEFLQGDYLTESLQSLLELGLNHEQQHQELLLTDIKYILGHNPLFPAYKNDLISPSIKINTSEFISFSEGVYEIGFQGEGFCFDNELGRHKVYLNDFEMASQLVTNREYLEFIEANGYQDFRYWHAEGWDWVKQNETKSPLYWHFIDGKWMNYTLNGLQEINLDEPLCHINFFEASAFASWKEMRLPTEAEWEVASNHFEWGKRWEWTNSAYLPYPGFKKEAGAVGEYNGKFMVNQTVLRGASVATPIGHSRNTYRNFFSTHLQWQFTGIRLAK is encoded by the coding sequence ATGAGAACAGATCAACTACCAAAGAAAACAATGCCCGTAAGAAACTGGGCAGAAAAATATACACAAATCCGAAACCAGTCCATTGAAATCTGCAGACCTCTTGAAATAGAAGACTATGTTGTTCAGCCTATTGTTGATGTGAGTCCGCCCAAGTGGCATTTGGGTCATACAACCTGGTTTTTTGAAACCTTTATCCTGAAACCTAATTTTCCGGGTTATGAGGTTTTTGATTCGCAATATAATTTCGTTTTCAACAGCTATTATGAAACGGTAGGCGCACACGTTATCCGTACAGACCGAGGTAATCTCAGCCGCCCATCCGTTTCAGATGTTTATCGGTACCGTGATTATGTTGATGAAAAAATGATCGAATTCCTACAAGGCGATTATTTAACAGAATCTTTGCAGTCATTATTGGAATTAGGGCTAAACCACGAACAGCAGCACCAGGAATTATTACTTACAGATATTAAATATATTTTAGGCCACAATCCCTTATTCCCTGCTTATAAGAACGACCTAATCTCTCCAAGTATAAAAATTAATACAAGTGAATTCATTAGTTTTTCAGAAGGTGTCTATGAAATTGGCTTCCAGGGAGAAGGTTTTTGTTTTGATAACGAACTGGGAAGGCATAAAGTTTATCTTAATGATTTTGAAATGGCCAGCCAGCTGGTTACCAACCGGGAGTATTTGGAATTTATCGAAGCAAATGGCTATCAAGATTTCCGTTACTGGCATGCTGAAGGTTGGGATTGGGTCAAACAAAATGAAACAAAATCCCCATTATATTGGCATTTTATCGATGGGAAATGGATGAATTACACTTTAAACGGGTTGCAGGAAATTAATCTTGATGAACCGCTTTGTCATATCAATTTCTTTGAAGCGTCTGCTTTCGCATCCTGGAAAGAAATGCGTCTGCCTACTGAAGCAGAATGGGAGGTGGCAAGTAACCATTTTGAATGGGGAAAACGCTGGGAATGGACAAATAGTGCCTATTTACCATATCCGGGATTTAAAAAAGAAGCTGGCGCAGTGGGCGAATACAATGGAAAATTTATGGTGAACCAAACTGTTTTGCGCGGTGCTTCTGTGGCGACACCGATTGGGCACAGCAGAAATACCTACCGTAATTTTTTTTCGACCCATTTACAGTGGCAATTTACAGGGATTCGTTTGGCTAAATAG
- the egtD gene encoding L-histidine N(alpha)-methyltransferase, whose product MIVKLQKELKCKSKHSDSFRSEVLEGLSSNPKRLASKYFYDETGDRLFQQIMAMPEYYLTNCELDIFQNKTDELIKAISNINESFDLIELGAGDAMKSSFLLKDLVAKSTDFTYMPIDISGNILSVLQENMNRTIPELKIIPLEGQYFDMLDEATYISNRKKVVLFLGGNIGNMDIEEARRFCSEVRRKLNPGDLFLIGFDFKKNPHTILAAYNDSAGITASFNLNLLTRINRELHADFDVEQFQHYQTYDPISGACKSFLVSLCDQKVKINNHSIYFKANELIDMEISQKFSEQDVKDLAKDSGFHILTEINDSKNWFVDSIWMV is encoded by the coding sequence ATGATTGTAAAGTTACAAAAGGAACTTAAGTGTAAAAGTAAGCATTCTGATAGCTTTCGTTCGGAGGTTCTGGAAGGTCTGTCTAGTAATCCCAAAAGATTAGCTTCAAAATATTTTTACGATGAAACTGGTGACCGTCTATTTCAACAAATTATGGCAATGCCGGAGTATTACCTCACCAATTGCGAATTAGATATTTTTCAGAATAAAACTGACGAACTTATCAAAGCCATATCCAATATTAATGAATCTTTTGACCTGATTGAATTAGGGGCTGGGGATGCAATGAAATCATCTTTTCTTCTTAAAGATCTTGTGGCAAAATCAACAGATTTTACGTACATGCCTATCGATATTTCAGGAAATATTCTAAGTGTATTGCAGGAAAATATGAATCGAACAATTCCCGAACTAAAAATTATTCCTTTAGAGGGTCAATATTTTGATATGTTGGACGAAGCAACTTATATTTCAAACAGAAAAAAGGTTGTATTATTTTTAGGAGGAAATATCGGTAATATGGATATTGAAGAAGCCCGTCGTTTTTGTAGTGAAGTAAGAAGAAAGCTCAATCCCGGCGATTTGTTTTTGATAGGTTTTGATTTTAAAAAAAATCCCCATACGATTCTTGCAGCATATAATGATTCTGCAGGAATTACGGCGTCATTCAACCTTAATCTCCTCACAAGAATCAATCGTGAACTCCATGCCGATTTTGACGTGGAACAGTTTCAGCATTATCAGACTTATGACCCCATTTCAGGAGCTTGCAAAAGTTTTCTCGTAAGTCTTTGTGACCAAAAAGTCAAGATTAACAATCATTCAATTTATTTTAAAGCAAATGAATTGATCGATATGGAAATCTCACAGAAATTTTCAGAACAGGATGTTAAAGATTTGGCAAAAGATTCAGGATTTCACATTCTTACAGAAATTAATGATTCTAAAAACTGGTTCGTAGATTCTATTTGGATGGTGTAA
- a CDS encoding sensor histidine kinase: MKIATRTALIYALLTAGILFVFAYVLYFVSEKNREDEFNDRLGYKIIWRSEFIFDAKIDNLKIKELHERNKKMLNEADISVYNSKKELIFTDINPSSKNHYYLNQLIKSKENQITWHRKERQYMAFKYRFGDNEFYIIGSAIDVTGIAHIKEFKKDVIVIYFISIAVIFIIGFLFSYYTLKPLKDIILQIRDISEHNLHKRLVVPKAKDEIYELTETFNSTFNRLEKSFNNHKQFVTTISHEFRTPLSILITELELAKELNTTLEDYKNSVDNALQDAQQASELSSALLDFARASYDVSQISFVNLRLDEVLAEAKIALLQKNPDYRVGINYVNGLADNQENSYDFWGNPYLLQIAFLNLMENACKYSSNQYCLVEIEVVNGNLKINFIDQGIGISVEDQSKVFDLFYRGDNKNYQKGNGIGLSIVSRIIEVHQGEISLKSVRSEGTVFIVDFKSYKKFQV; encoded by the coding sequence ATGAAAATAGCCACAAGAACAGCGCTCATTTACGCTTTACTGACTGCTGGAATACTTTTCGTTTTTGCATATGTGCTTTATTTTGTTTCCGAGAAAAATAGGGAAGATGAGTTTAACGATCGATTGGGTTACAAGATTATTTGGAGATCAGAATTTATCTTCGATGCTAAAATTGATAATTTAAAAATTAAGGAGCTTCACGAACGCAACAAAAAAATGCTAAATGAAGCTGATATCAGTGTTTACAACAGCAAAAAAGAATTAATTTTTACTGATATCAATCCTTCTTCTAAAAACCACTATTATCTAAATCAACTGATAAAATCAAAAGAAAATCAAATCACCTGGCATAGAAAGGAACGTCAATATATGGCTTTTAAATATAGGTTTGGTGATAATGAGTTTTACATTATCGGCAGCGCAATAGATGTTACGGGAATCGCACATATTAAGGAATTTAAAAAAGATGTTATTGTCATTTATTTTATCTCTATCGCCGTTATTTTCATTATTGGTTTTTTGTTTTCTTATTATACTTTAAAACCTTTGAAAGATATCATTCTTCAGATAAGAGATATTTCTGAACATAACCTCCACAAAAGATTGGTTGTACCAAAGGCTAAAGATGAAATCTATGAATTGACGGAAACATTTAATTCGACCTTCAACCGTTTAGAAAAATCTTTCAATAACCACAAGCAATTTGTAACGACTATTTCCCATGAATTCCGAACACCACTTTCAATACTTATAACAGAACTGGAATTAGCTAAGGAATTAAATACAACCTTAGAAGATTATAAAAACTCAGTTGATAATGCTTTGCAGGATGCGCAACAGGCTTCGGAGCTTTCATCCGCTCTGTTAGATTTTGCAAGAGCCAGTTATGATGTATCACAAATAAGTTTTGTAAATCTACGGCTGGATGAGGTTTTAGCAGAGGCTAAAATTGCGTTACTACAGAAAAATCCGGATTACAGGGTGGGGATTAATTATGTCAATGGATTGGCTGATAATCAAGAAAACAGTTATGATTTTTGGGGAAATCCATACCTGTTACAAATTGCATTTCTAAATTTAATGGAAAATGCCTGCAAATATTCTTCAAATCAATATTGTCTGGTAGAAATTGAAGTGGTAAACGGAAATTTAAAAATTAATTTTATAGATCAGGGCATTGGAATCTCAGTGGAAGATCAGTCAAAAGTCTTTGATTTGTTTTACAGAGGCGATAATAAAAATTATCAAAAAGGAAATGGCATTGGATTATCCATCGTATCCCGAATTATTGAAGTACATCAAGGAGAAATATCATTAAAGTCCGTCCGTTCAGAAGGAACGGTTTTTATTGTCGATTTTAAATCTTACAAAAAATTCCAAGTCTAG
- a CDS encoding response regulator transcription factor, with protein MKVLIIEDNVRVSALLKRGLESQGYQIYISEDAEDALVMIDRIEFDLVITDIMLPKMNGIELSRLIKKKNQELPIIMLTALGAIDEKIEGFDAGADDYMVKPFEIRELYARIKAILVRKSSSQLKNEDSNYIEYHNLLIDKNTNRVFRNRKEINLTPKEFKLLVFLMSNAERILTRDEIGENVWGNHFDTGTNYIDVYIAYLRKKIDKDFDDKLIHTKPAMGFIFTNQLK; from the coding sequence ATGAAGGTTTTAATTATAGAAGATAATGTCCGTGTATCTGCACTTTTGAAAAGAGGTCTGGAAAGTCAGGGTTATCAGATTTACATTTCGGAAGATGCAGAAGATGCATTAGTGATGATAGATAGAATTGAGTTTGACCTCGTAATAACAGATATTATGCTTCCCAAAATGAACGGAATCGAATTGAGTAGATTGATCAAGAAAAAAAATCAAGAACTCCCTATAATTATGTTAACAGCTTTGGGAGCTATTGATGAAAAGATTGAAGGTTTTGATGCAGGGGCAGATGATTATATGGTGAAGCCATTTGAAATCAGAGAACTTTATGCCAGAATAAAAGCTATACTTGTAAGAAAGTCTTCCTCACAATTGAAAAATGAAGATTCTAATTATATCGAATATCACAATCTTCTAATTGATAAAAATACCAATCGCGTTTTTAGAAACCGGAAGGAGATCAATCTCACACCGAAGGAATTCAAGCTTTTGGTTTTTCTGATGAGTAATGCGGAACGTATTTTAACTCGAGATGAAATCGGTGAAAATGTGTGGGGAAATCATTTTGATACAGGAACTAATTACATTGATGTCTATATTGCTTATCTCAGAAAAAAAATTGATAAAGATTTTGACGATAAACTAATTCATACAAAACCGGCGATGGGATTTATTTTCACAAATCAATTAAAATGA
- a CDS encoding Dabb family protein, producing the protein MERRKFLFRSLQASVLMLISGSMLASVLPNTNTIKPKKVYTHNLFFWLRKDLSAAEVKDFENFFEGLKKLPYQKNLRYGKPAGSSPRAVLDSSYTYNCSMEFESLEELEAYGKLPDHLALVKKYKPMFEKMLVYDTVYN; encoded by the coding sequence ATGGAAAGAAGAAAATTCTTATTCAGATCGTTACAGGCTTCTGTCCTTATGTTAATTTCTGGAAGTATGCTCGCATCAGTTTTACCTAATACCAATACCATAAAACCTAAAAAAGTGTACACACATAATTTATTCTTTTGGCTTAGAAAAGACCTTTCCGCAGCGGAAGTGAAGGACTTTGAAAACTTTTTTGAAGGCCTTAAAAAATTACCTTATCAGAAAAATTTACGTTACGGGAAACCAGCAGGCTCAAGTCCGAGAGCTGTCTTAGACAGTAGTTATACTTATAATTGTTCAATGGAATTTGAAAGTCTGGAAGAGCTTGAAGCTTATGGAAAACTTCCTGATCACCTTGCCCTAGTTAAAAAATACAAACCAATGTTTGAGAAAATGCTGGTTTATGATACCGTCTATAATTAA
- a CDS encoding cupin domain-containing protein has translation MKNIIKGLSFVLALSSFGIMNAQNKENKNLSIKVNKEESKDYIPAVRLINNPDGSCTFEKGRIPTLKHLNTTTFWMSNKTEDWEKNAHPAPRRQYVITLKGNIRFKVTDGSTFIIKPGTVLLAEDLKGKGHSWDMVKSKSWERLYIPIDENADDNFVKND, from the coding sequence ATGAAAAACATCATTAAAGGTCTTAGCTTTGTCCTAGCCTTAAGCTCATTTGGAATAATGAATGCACAAAACAAAGAGAATAAAAACCTTAGCATCAAAGTCAATAAGGAGGAATCAAAAGATTATATTCCCGCAGTAAGACTTATCAATAATCCGGATGGTTCTTGTACATTCGAGAAAGGAAGGATACCGACTCTGAAGCATCTAAATACTACAACATTCTGGATGAGCAATAAGACCGAAGACTGGGAAAAAAATGCACATCCAGCCCCAAGAAGGCAATATGTTATTACTCTGAAGGGAAATATTCGATTTAAAGTGACAGATGGCTCAACCTTTATTATTAAACCCGGAACAGTACTTTTGGCAGAAGATCTTAAAGGAAAGGGTCACAGCTGGGATATGGTAAAAAGTAAATCATGGGAAAGACTTTACATCCCAATTGATGAAAATGCAGATGACAATTTTGTCAAGAATGACTGA